One Caulobacter segnis genomic window carries:
- a CDS encoding carboxylesterase/lipase family protein: MTLLKAAFAAALLIAGAAHAAEDRPVVAAPAGTVAGVIDAGTLAFKGLPYAAPPVGAGRWRAPAPAARWDGTRDASQFGPACVQPTPGPPSVYSGEVGPTSEDCLTLNLWTPSTRGKAPVIVWIHGGSLTSGSGRSALQNGARYAAAGTVLVTINYRLGALGYLAHPDLSKETPDGLSGNYGLLDQIAALQWVRNNIAAFGGDPDNVTIAGESAGALSVMYLMVSPPARGLFAKAIAQSAYMISTPELKAARHGAPSGEAAGVYVQGALGAPSLAALRAMDPQVLTDKAAQAGFLPFGVVDGVVLTRQLVDAFDRGEQARAPILVGFNSGEIRSLRFLAPPAPKTTQDYEKAIRARYGDLAGDFLALYPAATLEESVLATTRDALYGWTSERLARSQTKAGQPSFLYLFDHGYPAMDQAGLHAFHASEIPYMFGTLDRTPPRWPKAPDTADEARLSDAMIGYWTSFARTGRPDAAGEAAWKPYAPRGPYMAFRDKPTAETDLMPGMFALHERAVCRRKASGDQPWNWNVGLVSPVLAGPTPACP; encoded by the coding sequence ATGACCCTTTTGAAGGCCGCCTTCGCCGCCGCGCTGCTGATCGCCGGCGCCGCCCACGCCGCCGAGGATCGGCCCGTGGTCGCCGCGCCGGCCGGGACGGTGGCGGGCGTCATCGACGCTGGGACCCTGGCCTTCAAGGGCCTGCCCTACGCCGCGCCGCCCGTCGGTGCTGGACGCTGGCGAGCTCCCGCGCCGGCCGCGCGCTGGGACGGAACCCGCGACGCCAGCCAGTTCGGCCCGGCCTGCGTCCAGCCGACGCCCGGTCCGCCCTCGGTCTATTCGGGCGAGGTCGGCCCCACCAGCGAGGACTGCCTGACCCTGAACCTCTGGACGCCGTCGACCCGGGGCAAGGCGCCGGTCATCGTCTGGATCCACGGCGGCTCCCTGACCTCGGGCTCGGGTCGGTCGGCCCTGCAGAACGGCGCGCGGTACGCGGCCGCCGGGACGGTCCTGGTCACGATCAACTACCGCCTGGGCGCGCTGGGCTATCTGGCCCATCCGGACCTGAGCAAGGAGACGCCGGACGGCCTCTCCGGCAACTACGGCCTCCTCGACCAGATCGCCGCGCTGCAATGGGTTCGGAACAACATCGCCGCGTTCGGCGGCGACCCGGACAACGTCACCATCGCCGGGGAGTCCGCTGGGGCGCTCAGCGTCATGTACCTGATGGTCTCGCCTCCCGCGCGCGGCCTGTTCGCCAAGGCGATCGCCCAGAGCGCCTACATGATCTCCACGCCCGAGCTGAAGGCCGCCCGCCACGGCGCGCCGTCAGGCGAGGCGGCCGGCGTCTATGTGCAGGGCGCGCTGGGGGCGCCCAGCCTGGCGGCGCTGCGGGCGATGGATCCGCAAGTCCTGACGGACAAGGCCGCCCAGGCCGGCTTCCTGCCGTTTGGCGTCGTCGACGGCGTCGTGCTCACGCGCCAGCTGGTCGACGCGTTCGATCGCGGCGAGCAGGCCCGCGCGCCGATCCTCGTCGGCTTCAACAGCGGCGAGATCCGCTCCCTGCGCTTTCTGGCGCCGCCCGCCCCGAAGACCACGCAGGACTACGAGAAGGCGATCCGTGCGCGTTACGGCGACCTGGCCGGCGACTTCCTGGCGCTCTATCCGGCCGCGACCCTGGAAGAGAGCGTGCTGGCCACGACCCGCGACGCCCTCTACGGCTGGACCTCCGAACGCCTCGCGCGGTCCCAGACCAAGGCCGGCCAGCCGTCATTCCTCTATCTGTTCGACCACGGCTATCCGGCCATGGACCAGGCCGGGCTGCACGCCTTCCACGCCAGTGAGATCCCCTATATGTTCGGGACGCTGGACCGCACGCCGCCGCGCTGGCCCAAGGCGCCCGACACGGCGGACGAGGCGCGGCTGTCGGACGCCATGATCGGCTACTGGACCAGTTTCGCCCGCACGGGACGGCCCGATGCGGCGGGCGAGGCGGCCTGGAAACCCTATGCGCCGCGCGGTCCCTACATGGCCTTCCGCGACAAGCCGACGGCCGAGACGGACCTGATGCCCGGCATGTTCGCGCTGCACGAACGCGCGGTGTGCCGCCGCAAGGCCAGCGGCGACCAGCCCTGGAACTGGAATGTGGGCCTGGTCTCGCCGGTCCTGGCCGGCCCGACGCCGGCCTGCCCCTGA
- a CDS encoding spinster family MFS transporter, producing the protein MGELDMASTITPSTALNPDRTPDRRAWVALACLWFIYVLNFLDRQLLSILAKPIQDTLHITDSQLGLLGGLYFAAFYCFIAIPVGWLADRTNRVTVLAVACGIWSAATMACGVAGSYGAFAVARMTVGFGEAGGVPPSYAIITDYFPPGRRGRALGLYNLGPPVGAALGIAFGASMAAAFSWRDAFLITGAVGVVAALVLKFLVREPERGGLDHHPTPRVAPARAGFGDTLRMFFSHPLLLLVSLGSGATQFVTYGLGNFATLFLMREKGMTLGEVAVWYAVVVGVGMSVGIFGSGWLIDRFTRHSKRAYGLAPAIALVLAVPCYLGFVAAPHWPVALACLLPAMCLNHVYLSSAVTLVQNEVRPNQRVMSGALLLLVMNFIGLGLGPTYVGAASDFFRAAHPDNSLQVALFTLVPFYGLAIGLFLLLARALGKAPKIGAAP; encoded by the coding sequence GCCTGGGTCGCCCTGGCCTGCCTGTGGTTCATCTACGTCCTGAACTTCCTGGACCGGCAACTGCTGTCGATCCTGGCCAAGCCGATCCAGGACACGCTGCACATCACCGACAGCCAGCTGGGCTTGCTGGGCGGTCTCTATTTCGCGGCCTTCTACTGCTTCATCGCCATTCCGGTGGGTTGGCTCGCCGACCGGACCAACCGCGTGACCGTCCTGGCCGTCGCCTGCGGGATCTGGAGCGCGGCGACCATGGCCTGCGGTGTGGCCGGCTCCTATGGCGCGTTCGCCGTGGCGCGGATGACAGTGGGGTTCGGCGAGGCCGGGGGCGTGCCGCCGTCCTACGCGATCATCACCGACTATTTCCCGCCCGGACGCCGGGGCAGGGCGCTGGGCCTCTACAATCTGGGCCCGCCGGTCGGCGCGGCGCTGGGCATCGCCTTCGGAGCCTCGATGGCCGCGGCGTTCAGCTGGCGCGACGCCTTCCTGATCACCGGCGCCGTCGGCGTCGTCGCGGCCCTGGTCCTTAAGTTCTTGGTGCGCGAACCCGAGCGCGGCGGGCTCGACCATCACCCGACGCCGCGCGTCGCGCCGGCCCGGGCGGGCTTCGGCGACACCCTGCGAATGTTCTTCTCGCACCCGCTTCTGCTGCTCGTCTCGCTGGGCAGCGGCGCGACCCAGTTCGTCACCTATGGCCTCGGCAACTTCGCCACCCTGTTCCTGATGCGCGAGAAGGGAATGACCCTGGGCGAGGTCGCCGTCTGGTACGCGGTGGTCGTCGGCGTCGGCATGAGCGTGGGCATCTTCGGCTCGGGCTGGCTGATCGATCGCTTCACCCGCCATTCGAAGCGCGCCTACGGCCTGGCGCCCGCCATCGCGCTGGTGCTGGCCGTGCCCTGCTACCTGGGTTTCGTGGCCGCCCCGCACTGGCCGGTCGCCCTGGCCTGCCTGCTCCCGGCCATGTGCCTGAACCACGTCTATCTGTCGTCCGCCGTGACCCTGGTCCAGAACGAGGTGCGCCCCAACCAGCGCGTGATGTCCGGCGCCCTGCTGCTGCTGGTGATGAACTTCATCGGCCTGGGCCTGGGCCCCACCTATGTCGGCGCGGCCAGCGACTTCTTCCGCGCCGCCCATCCCGACAACTCGCTGCAGGTGGCGCTGTTCACCCTGGTCCCGTTCTATGGCCTGGCCATCGGCCTCTTCCTTCTGTTGGCGCGGGCCCTCGGCAAGGCCCCCAAGATCGGAGCCGCTCCATGA